Proteins encoded together in one Xenopus laevis strain J_2021 chromosome 6L, Xenopus_laevis_v10.1, whole genome shotgun sequence window:
- the LOC108718697 gene encoding meiosis-specific coiled-coil domain-containing protein MEIOC isoform X3, producing the protein MDCMTQNMDNPLLSQFISRLNRAGPPSQSKLYSSWSVCEDDCFKASNPECREKSMLLNFPTEIQGQADTNDVLSHIPQEPNKGEAMTDWDLLAKLFPPLWASHAEDHREFPNCLPNHFSDNTDLPNVANTQNFAEESRCLPDMESIQKGFQDLGLLESWMSNTEECSPRMEDLLKDVYNENPVLQLSSALKQIEGPNKSMGDNLKYKNYVMNSGNNYCNAQKRVKEYSAQEKHGWKSDRGKGKSPKNNGAGQSHFSVSSRDDWSKEKYPKTYDYMKPPLTMKQSTYNYSQPFPKERGFPNAGPWKPYNDPPENRYNNFPAAGSFDCYENSTHRSFTKSPEFDSHVNSINHNENIHLSSMGPRWLDRDASKKATSSLPSPVNSTFSDGSPTHHSRQASYFSHVSPTGHASKDGSVQINGSSKMPAFSNFGENDQRPSNLFGNPSPKKDGGNRKMPPVFQPAWPHQQQSPVQNNTEKFHRPPKKHSPQNNGNPDKRGKRNWNVQAPQQYNGFPRKSDPSVGNISDFINASFLPSFSSVSDFKQNPNFPTLNPQAFSPPGNMTLPPPPPPFPFSDLIDLFHYEDLNHLNPFLSELLCGDLSPQYFAFPTPFNRYRPPRNRSGPANELHIQLEESCEQWRALEKERKKSEADLARNFPGSRVSSSYSSNIPKLPTNPSRVDRLIVDQLREHSRALSLLKIMEKIRGAALHVNITLALEHHLEAIHLTQARRKDEIVNAANRQKQGAPRYNNEKDVLALAAAIKEMVISTRKSRTALWCALQMTLVKSPSGVAARQEDVERALRELCPKHTLGADAVISKDIQDGKKESGQLHFQSPNE; encoded by the exons atGGACTGCATGACCCAGAACATGGACAACCCTTTACTTTCCCAGTTTATCAGCAGATTAAACCGCGCCGGACCCCCCTCACAATCTAAACTGTACAGCAGCTGGTCAGTGTGTGAGGATGACTGCTTCAAGGCATCCAACCCGGAATGCAGGGAAAAAAG CATGCTTCTGAATTTCCCTACTGAAATCCAAGGTCAAGCAGACACAAACGATGTACTCTCTCATATtccccaggagccaaacaaaggGGAAGCCATGACAGACTG GGATTTGCTGGCAAAGCTGTTCCCGCCTTTATGGGCTTCGCACGCTGAAGACCATAGAGAATTCCCAAACTGTCTCCCCAACCATTTTTCAGACAATACCGATTTGCCAAATGTCGCCAATACCCAAAATTTTGCAGAAGAAAGCAGATGCTTACCAGACATGGAGAGCATCCAGAAGGGGTTTCAAGACCTTGGGCTTCTGGAGTCTTGGATGTCTAACACAGAAGAATGCAGTCCACGCATGGAGGACTTACTTAAAGACGTTTACAATGAGAATCCCGTCTTGCAGTTGAGTTCAGCACTTAAACAAATCGAGGGGCCAAACAAATCCATGGGAGATAACCTCAAATATAAGAACTATGTCATGAACAGCGGCAACAACTACTGCAACGCTCAGAAGAGGGTCAAGGAGTATTCTGCTCAGGAGAAACATGGGTGGAAAAGCGACAGAGGGAAAGGTAAGTCCCCGAAGAACAATGGTGCCGGCCAGAGCCATTTCTCGGTCAGCTCAAGAGACGATTGGAGCAAAGAGAAGTATCCTAAAACGTACGACTATATGAAGCCACCGTTAACCATGAAACAGTCCACCTACAATTACAGTCAGCCCTTCCCGAAAGAAAGAGGGTTTCCGAATGCCGGCCCATGGAAACCATATAACGATCCTCCGGAGAACCGTTATAATAACTTCCCGGCAGCCGGCTCCTTTGATTGTTATGAGAATTCCACTCACCGGAGTTTTACAAAGAGCCCTGAATTTGACTCCCATGTGAATTCCATTAATCACAATGAGAATATTCACCTTTCTAGCATGGGTCCCAGATGGTTGGATAGGGACGCCTCAAAAAAGGCAACCAGCTCTCTCCCATCTCCAGTGAACTCCACCTTCTCTGATGGCTCCCCGACTCACCACTCTCGCCAAGCCAGCTATTTTTCTCATGTATCTCCCACGGGACATGCAAGCAAAGATGGTTCTGTCCAAATCAATGGTTCTAGTAAGATGCCCGCCTTTTCTAACTTTGGAGAGAATGACCAAAGACCCAGTAATCTTTTTGGCAACCCTTCCCCAAAGAAAGACGGTGGGAATCGAAAAATGCCCCCTGTTTTCCAACCTGCCTGGCCACATCAGCAGCAAAGCCCTGTTCAGAATAACACTGAGAAGTTTCACAGGCCCCCCAAAAAACACAGCCCACAAAATAACGGGAATCCTGATAAACGGGGAAAAAGAAACTGGAATGTCCAGGCACCACAGCAATACAACGGCTTCCCAAGAAAGTCTGACCCCAGTGTTGGCAATATCTCCGACTTCATCAACGCATCGTTTCTTCCATCTTTTTCCTCCGTGTCAGACTTCAAGCAGAACCCAAATTTTCCGACGTTGAATCCGCAAGCCTTTTCACCGCCAGGCAATATGACTctgccccctcctcctcctccgttTCCCTTTTCTGATCTTATTGATCTGTTCCACTATGAAGATCTCAATCACCTGAATCCATTTCTAAGTGAATTGTTATGTGGAGACCTTTCCCCGCAATACTTTGCATTTCCCACGCCATTTAATCGATATCGGCCGCCCAGGAACCGAAGCGGACCAGCCAACGAGCTTCACATTCAACTCGAAGAGAGCTGCGAGCAGTGGAGAGCTCTGGAAAAAGAACGCAAAAAG TCCGAGGCTGACCTTGCCCGTAATTTCCCAGGAAGTAGAGTTTCCAGCTCTTACAGCTCCAATATCCCCAAGCTTCCGACAAACCCATCCAGAGTTGACCGTCTAATTGTCGATCAGCTAAGAGAACATTCTAGG GCTCTGTCtttactgaaaataatggaaaaaatccGAGGTGCGGCTCTCCATGTGAACATCACATTGGCTCTGGAGCATCATTTGGAGGCGATTCATTTGACACAAGCGCGGCGCAAGGACGAGATCGTTAATGCAGCAAATCGCCAGAAACAAGGAGCACCCAGATACAATAATGAGAAAG ATGTGCTTGCCTTGGCAGCCGCTATCAAAGAAATGGTGATATCGACACGGAAATCCCGAACCGCTCTGTGGTGCGCCCTGCAAATGACGCTGGTGAAATCTCCGTCTGGTGTTGCGGCAAGGCAAGAGGATGTGGAGCGGGCCTTACGGGAGCTGTGCCCCAAACACACCCTGGGTGCGGATGCCGTGATCAGCAAAGATATTCAAGACGGAAAAAAAGAAAGTGGGCAGTTGCATTTCCAGAGTCCCAATGAATAG
- the LOC108718697 gene encoding meiosis-specific coiled-coil domain-containing protein MEIOC isoform X2 yields MMDCMTQNMDNPLLSQFISRLNRAGPPSQSKLYSSWSVCEDDCFKASNPECREKSMLLNFPTEIQGQADTNDVLSHIPQEPNKGEAMTDWDLLAKLFPPLWASHAEDHREFPNCLPNHFSDNTDLPNVANTQNFAEESRCLPDMESIQKGFQDLGLLESWMSNTEECSPRMEDLLKDVYNENPVLQLSSALKQIEGPNKSMGDNLKYKNYVMNSGNNYCNAQKRVKEYSAQEKHGWKSDRGKGKSPKNNGAGQSHFSVSSRDDWSKEKYPKTYDYMKPPLTMKQSTYNYSQPFPKERGFPNAGPWKPYNDPPENRYNNFPAAGSFDCYENSTHRSFTKSPEFDSHVNSINHNENIHLSSMGPRWLDRDASKKATSSLPSPVNSTFSDGSPTHHSRQASYFSHVSPTGHASKDGSVQINGSSKMPAFSNFGENDQRPSNLFGNPSPKKDGGNRKMPPVFQPAWPHQQQSPVQNNTEKFHRPPKKHSPQNNGNPDKRGKRNWNVQAPQQYNGFPRKSDPSVGNISDFINASFLPSFSSVSDFKQNPNFPTLNPQAFSPPGNMTLPPPPPPFPFSDLIDLFHYEDLNHLNPFLSELLCGDLSPQYFAFPTPFNRYRPPRNRSGPANELHIQLEESCEQWRALEKERKKSEADLARNFPGSRVSSSYSSNIPKLPTNPSRVDRLIVDQLREHSRALSLLKIMEKIRGAALHVNITLALEHHLEAIHLTQARRKDEIVNAANRQKQGAPRYNNEKDVLALAAAIKEMVISTRKSRTALWCALQMTLVKSPSGVAARQEDVERALRELCPKHTLGADAVISKDIQDGKKESGQLHFQSPNE; encoded by the exons ATG atGGACTGCATGACCCAGAACATGGACAACCCTTTACTTTCCCAGTTTATCAGCAGATTAAACCGCGCCGGACCCCCCTCACAATCTAAACTGTACAGCAGCTGGTCAGTGTGTGAGGATGACTGCTTCAAGGCATCCAACCCGGAATGCAGGGAAAAAAG CATGCTTCTGAATTTCCCTACTGAAATCCAAGGTCAAGCAGACACAAACGATGTACTCTCTCATATtccccaggagccaaacaaaggGGAAGCCATGACAGACTG GGATTTGCTGGCAAAGCTGTTCCCGCCTTTATGGGCTTCGCACGCTGAAGACCATAGAGAATTCCCAAACTGTCTCCCCAACCATTTTTCAGACAATACCGATTTGCCAAATGTCGCCAATACCCAAAATTTTGCAGAAGAAAGCAGATGCTTACCAGACATGGAGAGCATCCAGAAGGGGTTTCAAGACCTTGGGCTTCTGGAGTCTTGGATGTCTAACACAGAAGAATGCAGTCCACGCATGGAGGACTTACTTAAAGACGTTTACAATGAGAATCCCGTCTTGCAGTTGAGTTCAGCACTTAAACAAATCGAGGGGCCAAACAAATCCATGGGAGATAACCTCAAATATAAGAACTATGTCATGAACAGCGGCAACAACTACTGCAACGCTCAGAAGAGGGTCAAGGAGTATTCTGCTCAGGAGAAACATGGGTGGAAAAGCGACAGAGGGAAAGGTAAGTCCCCGAAGAACAATGGTGCCGGCCAGAGCCATTTCTCGGTCAGCTCAAGAGACGATTGGAGCAAAGAGAAGTATCCTAAAACGTACGACTATATGAAGCCACCGTTAACCATGAAACAGTCCACCTACAATTACAGTCAGCCCTTCCCGAAAGAAAGAGGGTTTCCGAATGCCGGCCCATGGAAACCATATAACGATCCTCCGGAGAACCGTTATAATAACTTCCCGGCAGCCGGCTCCTTTGATTGTTATGAGAATTCCACTCACCGGAGTTTTACAAAGAGCCCTGAATTTGACTCCCATGTGAATTCCATTAATCACAATGAGAATATTCACCTTTCTAGCATGGGTCCCAGATGGTTGGATAGGGACGCCTCAAAAAAGGCAACCAGCTCTCTCCCATCTCCAGTGAACTCCACCTTCTCTGATGGCTCCCCGACTCACCACTCTCGCCAAGCCAGCTATTTTTCTCATGTATCTCCCACGGGACATGCAAGCAAAGATGGTTCTGTCCAAATCAATGGTTCTAGTAAGATGCCCGCCTTTTCTAACTTTGGAGAGAATGACCAAAGACCCAGTAATCTTTTTGGCAACCCTTCCCCAAAGAAAGACGGTGGGAATCGAAAAATGCCCCCTGTTTTCCAACCTGCCTGGCCACATCAGCAGCAAAGCCCTGTTCAGAATAACACTGAGAAGTTTCACAGGCCCCCCAAAAAACACAGCCCACAAAATAACGGGAATCCTGATAAACGGGGAAAAAGAAACTGGAATGTCCAGGCACCACAGCAATACAACGGCTTCCCAAGAAAGTCTGACCCCAGTGTTGGCAATATCTCCGACTTCATCAACGCATCGTTTCTTCCATCTTTTTCCTCCGTGTCAGACTTCAAGCAGAACCCAAATTTTCCGACGTTGAATCCGCAAGCCTTTTCACCGCCAGGCAATATGACTctgccccctcctcctcctccgttTCCCTTTTCTGATCTTATTGATCTGTTCCACTATGAAGATCTCAATCACCTGAATCCATTTCTAAGTGAATTGTTATGTGGAGACCTTTCCCCGCAATACTTTGCATTTCCCACGCCATTTAATCGATATCGGCCGCCCAGGAACCGAAGCGGACCAGCCAACGAGCTTCACATTCAACTCGAAGAGAGCTGCGAGCAGTGGAGAGCTCTGGAAAAAGAACGCAAAAAG TCCGAGGCTGACCTTGCCCGTAATTTCCCAGGAAGTAGAGTTTCCAGCTCTTACAGCTCCAATATCCCCAAGCTTCCGACAAACCCATCCAGAGTTGACCGTCTAATTGTCGATCAGCTAAGAGAACATTCTAGG GCTCTGTCtttactgaaaataatggaaaaaatccGAGGTGCGGCTCTCCATGTGAACATCACATTGGCTCTGGAGCATCATTTGGAGGCGATTCATTTGACACAAGCGCGGCGCAAGGACGAGATCGTTAATGCAGCAAATCGCCAGAAACAAGGAGCACCCAGATACAATAATGAGAAAG ATGTGCTTGCCTTGGCAGCCGCTATCAAAGAAATGGTGATATCGACACGGAAATCCCGAACCGCTCTGTGGTGCGCCCTGCAAATGACGCTGGTGAAATCTCCGTCTGGTGTTGCGGCAAGGCAAGAGGATGTGGAGCGGGCCTTACGGGAGCTGTGCCCCAAACACACCCTGGGTGCGGATGCCGTGATCAGCAAAGATATTCAAGACGGAAAAAAAGAAAGTGGGCAGTTGCATTTCCAGAGTCCCAATGAATAG
- the LOC108718697 gene encoding meiosis-specific coiled-coil domain-containing protein MEIOC isoform X4, producing the protein MTASRHPTRNAGKKSMLLNFPTEIQGQADTNDVLSHIPQEPNKGEAMTDWDLLAKLFPPLWASHAEDHREFPNCLPNHFSDNTDLPNVANTQNFAEESRCLPDMESIQKGFQDLGLLESWMSNTEECSPRMEDLLKDVYNENPVLQLSSALKQIEGPNKSMGDNLKYKNYVMNSGNNYCNAQKRVKEYSAQEKHGWKSDRGKGKSPKNNGAGQSHFSVSSRDDWSKEKYPKTYDYMKPPLTMKQSTYNYSQPFPKERGFPNAGPWKPYNDPPENRYNNFPAAGSFDCYENSTHRSFTKSPEFDSHVNSINHNENIHLSSMGPRWLDRDASKKATSSLPSPVNSTFSDGSPTHHSRQASYFSHVSPTGHASKDGSVQINGSSKMPAFSNFGENDQRPSNLFGNPSPKKDGGNRKMPPVFQPAWPHQQQSPVQNNTEKFHRPPKKHSPQNNGNPDKRGKRNWNVQAPQQYNGFPRKSDPSVGNISDFINASFLPSFSSVSDFKQNPNFPTLNPQAFSPPGNMTLPPPPPPFPFSDLIDLFHYEDLNHLNPFLSELLCGDLSPQYFAFPTPFNRYRPPRNRSGPANELHIQLEESCEQWRALEKERKKSEADLARNFPGSRVSSSYSSNIPKLPTNPSRVDRLIVDQLREHSRALSLLKIMEKIRGAALHVNITLALEHHLEAIHLTQARRKDEIVNAANRQKQGAPRYNNEKDVLALAAAIKEMVISTRKSRTALWCALQMTLVKSPSGVAARQEDVERALRELCPKHTLGADAVISKDIQDGKKESGQLHFQSPNE; encoded by the exons ATGACTGCTTCAAGGCATCCAACCCGGAATGCAGGGAAAAAA AGCATGCTTCTGAATTTCCCTACTGAAATCCAAGGTCAAGCAGACACAAACGATGTACTCTCTCATATtccccaggagccaaacaaaggGGAAGCCATGACAGACTG GGATTTGCTGGCAAAGCTGTTCCCGCCTTTATGGGCTTCGCACGCTGAAGACCATAGAGAATTCCCAAACTGTCTCCCCAACCATTTTTCAGACAATACCGATTTGCCAAATGTCGCCAATACCCAAAATTTTGCAGAAGAAAGCAGATGCTTACCAGACATGGAGAGCATCCAGAAGGGGTTTCAAGACCTTGGGCTTCTGGAGTCTTGGATGTCTAACACAGAAGAATGCAGTCCACGCATGGAGGACTTACTTAAAGACGTTTACAATGAGAATCCCGTCTTGCAGTTGAGTTCAGCACTTAAACAAATCGAGGGGCCAAACAAATCCATGGGAGATAACCTCAAATATAAGAACTATGTCATGAACAGCGGCAACAACTACTGCAACGCTCAGAAGAGGGTCAAGGAGTATTCTGCTCAGGAGAAACATGGGTGGAAAAGCGACAGAGGGAAAGGTAAGTCCCCGAAGAACAATGGTGCCGGCCAGAGCCATTTCTCGGTCAGCTCAAGAGACGATTGGAGCAAAGAGAAGTATCCTAAAACGTACGACTATATGAAGCCACCGTTAACCATGAAACAGTCCACCTACAATTACAGTCAGCCCTTCCCGAAAGAAAGAGGGTTTCCGAATGCCGGCCCATGGAAACCATATAACGATCCTCCGGAGAACCGTTATAATAACTTCCCGGCAGCCGGCTCCTTTGATTGTTATGAGAATTCCACTCACCGGAGTTTTACAAAGAGCCCTGAATTTGACTCCCATGTGAATTCCATTAATCACAATGAGAATATTCACCTTTCTAGCATGGGTCCCAGATGGTTGGATAGGGACGCCTCAAAAAAGGCAACCAGCTCTCTCCCATCTCCAGTGAACTCCACCTTCTCTGATGGCTCCCCGACTCACCACTCTCGCCAAGCCAGCTATTTTTCTCATGTATCTCCCACGGGACATGCAAGCAAAGATGGTTCTGTCCAAATCAATGGTTCTAGTAAGATGCCCGCCTTTTCTAACTTTGGAGAGAATGACCAAAGACCCAGTAATCTTTTTGGCAACCCTTCCCCAAAGAAAGACGGTGGGAATCGAAAAATGCCCCCTGTTTTCCAACCTGCCTGGCCACATCAGCAGCAAAGCCCTGTTCAGAATAACACTGAGAAGTTTCACAGGCCCCCCAAAAAACACAGCCCACAAAATAACGGGAATCCTGATAAACGGGGAAAAAGAAACTGGAATGTCCAGGCACCACAGCAATACAACGGCTTCCCAAGAAAGTCTGACCCCAGTGTTGGCAATATCTCCGACTTCATCAACGCATCGTTTCTTCCATCTTTTTCCTCCGTGTCAGACTTCAAGCAGAACCCAAATTTTCCGACGTTGAATCCGCAAGCCTTTTCACCGCCAGGCAATATGACTctgccccctcctcctcctccgttTCCCTTTTCTGATCTTATTGATCTGTTCCACTATGAAGATCTCAATCACCTGAATCCATTTCTAAGTGAATTGTTATGTGGAGACCTTTCCCCGCAATACTTTGCATTTCCCACGCCATTTAATCGATATCGGCCGCCCAGGAACCGAAGCGGACCAGCCAACGAGCTTCACATTCAACTCGAAGAGAGCTGCGAGCAGTGGAGAGCTCTGGAAAAAGAACGCAAAAAG TCCGAGGCTGACCTTGCCCGTAATTTCCCAGGAAGTAGAGTTTCCAGCTCTTACAGCTCCAATATCCCCAAGCTTCCGACAAACCCATCCAGAGTTGACCGTCTAATTGTCGATCAGCTAAGAGAACATTCTAGG GCTCTGTCtttactgaaaataatggaaaaaatccGAGGTGCGGCTCTCCATGTGAACATCACATTGGCTCTGGAGCATCATTTGGAGGCGATTCATTTGACACAAGCGCGGCGCAAGGACGAGATCGTTAATGCAGCAAATCGCCAGAAACAAGGAGCACCCAGATACAATAATGAGAAAG ATGTGCTTGCCTTGGCAGCCGCTATCAAAGAAATGGTGATATCGACACGGAAATCCCGAACCGCTCTGTGGTGCGCCCTGCAAATGACGCTGGTGAAATCTCCGTCTGGTGTTGCGGCAAGGCAAGAGGATGTGGAGCGGGCCTTACGGGAGCTGTGCCCCAAACACACCCTGGGTGCGGATGCCGTGATCAGCAAAGATATTCAAGACGGAAAAAAAGAAAGTGGGCAGTTGCATTTCCAGAGTCCCAATGAATAG
- the LOC108718697 gene encoding meiosis-specific coiled-coil domain-containing protein MEIOC isoform X1: MVLSVLDTQGVSPAPRIPQEEMDCMTQNMDNPLLSQFISRLNRAGPPSQSKLYSSWSVCEDDCFKASNPECREKSMLLNFPTEIQGQADTNDVLSHIPQEPNKGEAMTDWDLLAKLFPPLWASHAEDHREFPNCLPNHFSDNTDLPNVANTQNFAEESRCLPDMESIQKGFQDLGLLESWMSNTEECSPRMEDLLKDVYNENPVLQLSSALKQIEGPNKSMGDNLKYKNYVMNSGNNYCNAQKRVKEYSAQEKHGWKSDRGKGKSPKNNGAGQSHFSVSSRDDWSKEKYPKTYDYMKPPLTMKQSTYNYSQPFPKERGFPNAGPWKPYNDPPENRYNNFPAAGSFDCYENSTHRSFTKSPEFDSHVNSINHNENIHLSSMGPRWLDRDASKKATSSLPSPVNSTFSDGSPTHHSRQASYFSHVSPTGHASKDGSVQINGSSKMPAFSNFGENDQRPSNLFGNPSPKKDGGNRKMPPVFQPAWPHQQQSPVQNNTEKFHRPPKKHSPQNNGNPDKRGKRNWNVQAPQQYNGFPRKSDPSVGNISDFINASFLPSFSSVSDFKQNPNFPTLNPQAFSPPGNMTLPPPPPPFPFSDLIDLFHYEDLNHLNPFLSELLCGDLSPQYFAFPTPFNRYRPPRNRSGPANELHIQLEESCEQWRALEKERKKSEADLARNFPGSRVSSSYSSNIPKLPTNPSRVDRLIVDQLREHSRALSLLKIMEKIRGAALHVNITLALEHHLEAIHLTQARRKDEIVNAANRQKQGAPRYNNEKDVLALAAAIKEMVISTRKSRTALWCALQMTLVKSPSGVAARQEDVERALRELCPKHTLGADAVISKDIQDGKKESGQLHFQSPNE; this comes from the exons ATGGTGCTTAGTGTTCTGGACACACAGGGCGTGAGCCCCGCCCCACGGATCCCACAGGAAGAG atGGACTGCATGACCCAGAACATGGACAACCCTTTACTTTCCCAGTTTATCAGCAGATTAAACCGCGCCGGACCCCCCTCACAATCTAAACTGTACAGCAGCTGGTCAGTGTGTGAGGATGACTGCTTCAAGGCATCCAACCCGGAATGCAGGGAAAAAAG CATGCTTCTGAATTTCCCTACTGAAATCCAAGGTCAAGCAGACACAAACGATGTACTCTCTCATATtccccaggagccaaacaaaggGGAAGCCATGACAGACTG GGATTTGCTGGCAAAGCTGTTCCCGCCTTTATGGGCTTCGCACGCTGAAGACCATAGAGAATTCCCAAACTGTCTCCCCAACCATTTTTCAGACAATACCGATTTGCCAAATGTCGCCAATACCCAAAATTTTGCAGAAGAAAGCAGATGCTTACCAGACATGGAGAGCATCCAGAAGGGGTTTCAAGACCTTGGGCTTCTGGAGTCTTGGATGTCTAACACAGAAGAATGCAGTCCACGCATGGAGGACTTACTTAAAGACGTTTACAATGAGAATCCCGTCTTGCAGTTGAGTTCAGCACTTAAACAAATCGAGGGGCCAAACAAATCCATGGGAGATAACCTCAAATATAAGAACTATGTCATGAACAGCGGCAACAACTACTGCAACGCTCAGAAGAGGGTCAAGGAGTATTCTGCTCAGGAGAAACATGGGTGGAAAAGCGACAGAGGGAAAGGTAAGTCCCCGAAGAACAATGGTGCCGGCCAGAGCCATTTCTCGGTCAGCTCAAGAGACGATTGGAGCAAAGAGAAGTATCCTAAAACGTACGACTATATGAAGCCACCGTTAACCATGAAACAGTCCACCTACAATTACAGTCAGCCCTTCCCGAAAGAAAGAGGGTTTCCGAATGCCGGCCCATGGAAACCATATAACGATCCTCCGGAGAACCGTTATAATAACTTCCCGGCAGCCGGCTCCTTTGATTGTTATGAGAATTCCACTCACCGGAGTTTTACAAAGAGCCCTGAATTTGACTCCCATGTGAATTCCATTAATCACAATGAGAATATTCACCTTTCTAGCATGGGTCCCAGATGGTTGGATAGGGACGCCTCAAAAAAGGCAACCAGCTCTCTCCCATCTCCAGTGAACTCCACCTTCTCTGATGGCTCCCCGACTCACCACTCTCGCCAAGCCAGCTATTTTTCTCATGTATCTCCCACGGGACATGCAAGCAAAGATGGTTCTGTCCAAATCAATGGTTCTAGTAAGATGCCCGCCTTTTCTAACTTTGGAGAGAATGACCAAAGACCCAGTAATCTTTTTGGCAACCCTTCCCCAAAGAAAGACGGTGGGAATCGAAAAATGCCCCCTGTTTTCCAACCTGCCTGGCCACATCAGCAGCAAAGCCCTGTTCAGAATAACACTGAGAAGTTTCACAGGCCCCCCAAAAAACACAGCCCACAAAATAACGGGAATCCTGATAAACGGGGAAAAAGAAACTGGAATGTCCAGGCACCACAGCAATACAACGGCTTCCCAAGAAAGTCTGACCCCAGTGTTGGCAATATCTCCGACTTCATCAACGCATCGTTTCTTCCATCTTTTTCCTCCGTGTCAGACTTCAAGCAGAACCCAAATTTTCCGACGTTGAATCCGCAAGCCTTTTCACCGCCAGGCAATATGACTctgccccctcctcctcctccgttTCCCTTTTCTGATCTTATTGATCTGTTCCACTATGAAGATCTCAATCACCTGAATCCATTTCTAAGTGAATTGTTATGTGGAGACCTTTCCCCGCAATACTTTGCATTTCCCACGCCATTTAATCGATATCGGCCGCCCAGGAACCGAAGCGGACCAGCCAACGAGCTTCACATTCAACTCGAAGAGAGCTGCGAGCAGTGGAGAGCTCTGGAAAAAGAACGCAAAAAG TCCGAGGCTGACCTTGCCCGTAATTTCCCAGGAAGTAGAGTTTCCAGCTCTTACAGCTCCAATATCCCCAAGCTTCCGACAAACCCATCCAGAGTTGACCGTCTAATTGTCGATCAGCTAAGAGAACATTCTAGG GCTCTGTCtttactgaaaataatggaaaaaatccGAGGTGCGGCTCTCCATGTGAACATCACATTGGCTCTGGAGCATCATTTGGAGGCGATTCATTTGACACAAGCGCGGCGCAAGGACGAGATCGTTAATGCAGCAAATCGCCAGAAACAAGGAGCACCCAGATACAATAATGAGAAAG ATGTGCTTGCCTTGGCAGCCGCTATCAAAGAAATGGTGATATCGACACGGAAATCCCGAACCGCTCTGTGGTGCGCCCTGCAAATGACGCTGGTGAAATCTCCGTCTGGTGTTGCGGCAAGGCAAGAGGATGTGGAGCGGGCCTTACGGGAGCTGTGCCCCAAACACACCCTGGGTGCGGATGCCGTGATCAGCAAAGATATTCAAGACGGAAAAAAAGAAAGTGGGCAGTTGCATTTCCAGAGTCCCAATGAATAG